The following coding sequences are from one Streptomyces angustmyceticus window:
- a CDS encoding peroxiredoxin, translated as MAIEVGTKAPDFELKNQHGELVKLSSFRGEKAVVLLFYPFAFTGVCTGELCALRDELPKFVNDDVQLLAVSNDSPFSLRVFAEQEGLEYPLLSDFWPHGEVSRAYGVFDEEKGCAVRGTFIIDKEGVVRWTVVNGLPDARDLNEYVKALDTL; from the coding sequence ATGGCGATCGAGGTCGGCACGAAGGCTCCGGATTTCGAGCTGAAGAACCAGCACGGCGAGCTGGTCAAGCTCTCCTCCTTCCGCGGCGAGAAGGCCGTCGTCCTCCTCTTCTACCCCTTCGCCTTCACCGGCGTCTGCACCGGTGAGCTCTGCGCGCTCCGCGACGAGCTGCCGAAGTTCGTCAACGACGACGTCCAGCTGCTGGCCGTCTCCAACGACTCCCCGTTCTCGCTGCGCGTCTTCGCCGAGCAGGAGGGCCTGGAGTACCCGCTGCTGTCGGACTTCTGGCCGCACGGCGAGGTCTCGCGGGCGTACGGCGTCTTCGACGAGGAGAAGGGCTGCGCGGTGCGCGGCACGTTCATCATCGACAAGGAGGGCGTGGTGCGCTGGACGGTCGTCAACGGCCTGCCCGACGCCCGCGACCTGAACGAGTACGTCAAGGCGCTCGACACCCTCTGA
- the aceE gene encoding pyruvate dehydrogenase (acetyl-transferring), homodimeric type produces the protein MASGSDRNPIIIGGLPSQVPDFDPEETQEWLDSLDAAVDERGRERARYLMLRLIERAREKRVAVPEMRSTDYINTIATKNEPFFPGNEEIERKILNATRWNAAVMVSRAQRPGIGVGGHIATFASSASLYDVGFNHFFRGKDEGDGGDQIFFQGHASPGVYARAYLLDRLSEAQLDAFRQEKSKAPDGLSSYPHPRLMPDFWEFPTVSMGLGPLGAIYQARMNRYMEARGIADTSKSHVWAYLGDGEMDEPESLGQLSIAAREGLDNLTFVVNCNLQRLDGPVRGNGKIMQELESQFRGAGWNVIKLVWDRSWDPLLAQDRDGILVNKLNTTPDGQFQTYATETGAYIREHFFGDDHRLRAMVENMTDDQILHLGRGGHDHKKIYAAYAAAKAHKGQPTVILAQTVKGWTLGPNFEGRNATHQMKKLTVDDLKGFRDRLHLPIPDKDLEDGLPPYYHPGRDSEEIQYMHDRRKGLGGYVPTRVVRAEPLPLPDDKAYAGAKKGSGQQKIATTMAFVRILKDLMRDKEIGKRFVPIAPDEYRTFGMDAFFPSAKIYNPLGQQYESVDRELLLAYKESPTGQMLHDGITEAGCTASLIAAGSAYATHGEPLIPVYVFYSMFGFQRTGDQFWQMADQLARGFVLGATAGRTTLTGEGLQHADGHSQLLASTNPACVAYDPAYGYEIAHIVKDGLRRMYGENSEDIFYYLTVYNEPIQHPAEPSDTDVEGILKGLHRIKAGEKGEHAAQILASGVAVPWAVEAQQILADEWNVKADVWSATSWNELRRDAVEVEEHNLLHPEEEQRVPYVTQKLQGAEGPTVAVSDWMRAVPDQIARWVPGTYQSLGADGFGFADTRGAARRFFHIDAQSIVLGVLTELAKEGKVDRSLLKQAIDRYQLLDVTAAEAGEAGGDA, from the coding sequence GTGGCTTCCGGATCCGATCGAAACCCGATCATCATTGGCGGCCTTCCCAGCCAGGTCCCGGACTTCGATCCCGAAGAGACCCAGGAGTGGCTCGACTCGCTCGACGCAGCCGTCGACGAGCGCGGCCGGGAACGTGCCCGCTACCTCATGCTCCGCCTGATCGAGCGCGCGCGAGAGAAGCGGGTGGCCGTGCCCGAGATGCGCAGCACGGACTACATCAACACCATCGCGACCAAGAACGAGCCGTTCTTCCCGGGCAACGAGGAGATCGAGCGCAAGATCCTCAACGCCACCCGGTGGAACGCCGCCGTCATGGTCTCGCGCGCCCAGCGTCCGGGCATCGGCGTCGGCGGCCACATCGCCACCTTCGCGTCCTCCGCCTCCCTGTACGACGTGGGCTTCAACCACTTCTTCCGGGGCAAGGACGAGGGCGACGGCGGCGACCAGATCTTCTTCCAGGGCCACGCCTCGCCCGGTGTCTACGCCCGTGCGTACCTCCTGGACCGACTCTCCGAGGCGCAGCTCGACGCCTTCCGCCAGGAGAAGTCCAAGGCCCCCGACGGCCTGTCCAGCTACCCGCACCCGCGGCTGATGCCGGACTTCTGGGAGTTCCCGACCGTCTCGATGGGCCTCGGCCCGCTCGGCGCGATCTACCAGGCGCGGATGAACCGCTACATGGAGGCGCGCGGCATCGCCGACACCTCCAAGTCGCACGTATGGGCCTACCTCGGCGACGGCGAGATGGACGAGCCCGAGTCGCTCGGCCAGCTGTCCATCGCCGCCCGTGAGGGCCTGGACAACCTGACCTTCGTCGTCAACTGCAACCTGCAGCGCCTCGACGGCCCGGTCCGCGGCAACGGCAAGATCATGCAGGAGCTGGAGTCGCAGTTCCGCGGCGCCGGCTGGAACGTCATCAAGCTGGTGTGGGACCGCAGCTGGGACCCGCTGCTCGCGCAGGACCGCGACGGCATCCTGGTCAACAAGCTCAACACCACCCCCGACGGCCAGTTCCAGACGTACGCCACCGAGACCGGCGCGTACATCCGCGAGCACTTCTTCGGCGACGACCACCGGCTGCGCGCCATGGTCGAGAACATGACCGACGACCAGATCCTGCACCTGGGCCGCGGCGGTCACGACCACAAGAAGATCTACGCGGCGTACGCGGCGGCCAAGGCCCACAAGGGCCAGCCGACGGTGATCCTCGCGCAGACCGTCAAGGGCTGGACGCTCGGCCCGAACTTCGAGGGCCGCAACGCGACCCACCAGATGAAGAAGCTGACGGTCGACGACCTCAAGGGCTTCCGCGACCGGCTGCACCTGCCGATCCCGGACAAGGACCTGGAGGACGGCCTGCCGCCGTACTACCACCCGGGCCGGGACTCCGAAGAGATCCAGTACATGCACGACCGCCGCAAGGGCCTGGGCGGGTACGTCCCCACCCGTGTCGTGCGCGCCGAGCCGCTGCCGCTGCCGGACGACAAGGCCTACGCGGGCGCCAAGAAGGGCTCGGGACAGCAGAAGATCGCCACGACCATGGCGTTCGTCCGCATCCTGAAGGACCTCATGCGGGACAAGGAGATCGGCAAGCGCTTCGTGCCGATCGCGCCCGACGAGTACCGCACCTTCGGCATGGACGCGTTCTTCCCGTCGGCCAAGATCTACAACCCGCTGGGCCAGCAGTACGAGTCGGTCGACCGCGAACTGCTCCTCGCGTACAAGGAGTCGCCGACCGGCCAGATGCTGCACGACGGCATCACCGAGGCGGGCTGCACGGCCTCGCTGATCGCGGCGGGCTCCGCCTATGCGACGCACGGCGAGCCGCTGATCCCGGTCTACGTCTTCTACTCGATGTTCGGCTTCCAGCGCACCGGCGACCAGTTCTGGCAGATGGCCGACCAGCTCGCGCGCGGCTTCGTGCTCGGTGCGACCGCGGGCCGGACGACGCTGACCGGTGAGGGCCTGCAGCACGCCGACGGCCACTCCCAGCTGCTGGCCTCGACCAACCCGGCCTGTGTCGCCTACGACCCGGCCTACGGCTACGAGATCGCGCACATCGTCAAGGACGGTCTGCGGAGGATGTACGGGGAGAACTCCGAGGACATCTTCTACTACCTGACCGTCTACAACGAGCCGATCCAGCACCCGGCGGAGCCGTCCGACACCGACGTCGAGGGCATCCTCAAGGGTCTGCACCGCATCAAGGCGGGCGAGAAGGGCGAGCACGCGGCCCAGATCCTCGCCTCGGGTGTCGCGGTGCCGTGGGCCGTCGAGGCCCAGCAGATCCTCGCGGACGAGTGGAACGTCAAGGCCGATGTCTGGTCGGCGACCTCCTGGAACGAGCTGCGCCGCGACGCGGTGGAGGTCGAGGAGCACAACCTTCTGCACCCGGAGGAGGAGCAGCGCGTCCCGTACGTGACGCAGAAGCTCCAGGGTGCCGAGGGCCCGACGGTCGCCGTCTCGGACTGGATGCGGGCGGTTCCCGACCAGATCGCGCGCTGGGTTCCCGGCACGTACCAGTCGCTGGGTGCCGACGGCTTCGGCTTCGCGGACACCCGTGGCGCGGCCCGTCGCTTCTTCCACATCGACGCGCAGTCCATCGTCCTGGGCGTGCTCACCGAGCTCGCCAAGGAGGGCAAGGTCGACCGGTCGCTGCTGAAGCAGGCGATCGACCGCTACCAGCTCCTTGACGTCACGGCCGCCGAGGCCGGGGAGGCCGGCGGCGACGCCTGA
- a CDS encoding MFS transporter, with the protein MSSQTPVAVAAPDLPAPETSKGLRGHPWLTLFSVAIGVMMVALDGTIVAIANPAIKEDLGASLADVQWITNGYMLALAVSLITAGKLGDRFGHRQTFLIGILGFAAASGAIGFSHEVALVITFRVLQGLFGALLMPAALGLLRATFPAEKLNMAIGIWGMVIGASTAGGPIVGGLLVEHVNWQSVFFINVPVGVLALVLGLVILKDHRAVNAPRSFDIPGIVLLSGAMFCLIWPLIKASAWGWGDQKTLGFLIGSVVLFALFAVLETKVREPLIPLRMFRSLPLTAGTVLMVLMAFAFMGGLFFVTFYLQNVHGMTPVDSGLHLLPLTGMMIVGSPLAGALITKLGPRIPLVGGMVLTAVAMYGMSGLDTDSTTGPMSLWFALLGLGLAPVMVGATEVIVGNAPLELSGVAGGLQQAAMQVGGSLGTAVLGAVMASRVDHDLPGNWKSAGLPPVPPAQASQLSDAVSAGIAPVPKGTPPAFAEKIVSVAHDTFVSGMGLAFTVACGVAVVAAVVAVFTKRGANAEAGAGVGHI; encoded by the coding sequence ATGAGTTCCCAGACCCCGGTTGCCGTCGCAGCGCCGGACCTTCCCGCACCCGAGACCTCCAAGGGGCTGCGCGGCCATCCGTGGCTGACCCTCTTCTCCGTCGCCATCGGCGTGATGATGGTCGCCCTGGACGGCACGATCGTCGCCATCGCCAACCCGGCCATCAAGGAAGACCTCGGCGCCTCGCTCGCCGACGTGCAGTGGATCACCAACGGCTACATGCTCGCGCTGGCCGTCTCGCTGATCACCGCCGGCAAGCTCGGTGACCGCTTCGGCCACCGCCAGACCTTCCTCATCGGCATCCTCGGCTTCGCCGCCGCCTCCGGCGCCATCGGCTTCTCCCACGAGGTCGCGCTGGTCATCACCTTCCGTGTGCTGCAGGGCCTGTTCGGCGCGCTGCTGATGCCGGCCGCGCTGGGACTGCTGCGCGCCACCTTCCCGGCCGAGAAGCTCAACATGGCGATCGGCATCTGGGGCATGGTCATCGGCGCCTCCACCGCCGGCGGTCCGATAGTCGGCGGACTGCTGGTGGAGCACGTCAACTGGCAGTCCGTGTTCTTCATCAACGTCCCGGTCGGCGTGCTGGCCCTGGTCCTCGGCCTGGTGATCCTCAAGGACCACCGTGCGGTGAACGCCCCGCGCTCGTTCGACATCCCCGGCATCGTGCTGCTCTCCGGCGCGATGTTCTGCCTGATCTGGCCGCTGATCAAGGCGTCGGCCTGGGGCTGGGGCGACCAGAAGACCCTGGGCTTCCTGATCGGCTCCGTGGTCCTCTTCGCGCTGTTCGCCGTCCTGGAGACCAAGGTCCGCGAACCGCTCATCCCGCTGCGGATGTTCCGCTCCCTGCCGCTGACCGCCGGCACGGTCCTGATGGTGCTGATGGCCTTCGCCTTCATGGGCGGCCTGTTCTTCGTGACGTTCTACCTCCAGAACGTCCACGGCATGACCCCCGTCGACAGCGGTCTGCACCTCCTCCCGCTCACGGGCATGATGATCGTCGGCTCGCCGCTCGCCGGCGCCCTGATCACCAAGCTCGGCCCGCGCATCCCGCTGGTCGGCGGCATGGTCCTCACCGCCGTCGCCATGTACGGCATGTCCGGTCTCGACACGGACAGCACCACCGGCCCGATGTCCCTGTGGTTCGCGCTGCTCGGCCTGGGCCTGGCGCCCGTCATGGTCGGCGCCACCGAGGTCATCGTCGGCAACGCCCCGCTGGAGCTCTCCGGCGTCGCCGGCGGCCTCCAGCAGGCCGCGATGCAGGTCGGCGGCAGCCTCGGCACGGCCGTGCTCGGCGCGGTGATGGCCTCCCGCGTGGACCACGATCTCCCGGGCAACTGGAAGTCGGCCGGCCTCCCGCCGGTCCCGCCCGCGCAGGCGTCCCAGCTGTCCGACGCGGTCTCGGCCGGTATCGCCCCGGTCCCGAAGGGCACCCCGCCGGCGTTCGCCGAGAAGATCGTTTCCGTCGCGCACGACACCTTCGTGTCCGGCATGGGCCTGGCCTTCACCGTCGCCTGCGGCGTGGCGGTCGTCGCCGCCGTCGTCGCCGTCTTCACCAAGCGCGGCGCGAACGCCGAAGCGGGCGCGGGCGTCGGCCACATCTGA
- a CDS encoding peptidase inhibitor family I36 protein, producing the protein MRLRPHPSRTTALLTGLAALTAALTVPPALGTPAAHAAPGGRAGAASGPCAAGALCLWPKADFGGTRRTYELSDTDIESCTPLPKGTTAVALANRTGRPVTTYQSAECAETAEFDTYPGGGSWVPRSPYQVRAFKVWER; encoded by the coding sequence ATGCGCCTGCGTCCGCACCCGTCCCGCACCACCGCGCTCCTCACCGGCCTCGCCGCGCTCACCGCGGCCCTCACCGTCCCGCCCGCCCTCGGCACCCCGGCCGCGCACGCGGCCCCCGGCGGCCGGGCCGGTGCCGCCTCGGGCCCCTGCGCGGCGGGAGCGCTGTGCCTCTGGCCGAAGGCGGACTTCGGCGGCACCCGGCGGACCTACGAACTGTCGGACACCGACATCGAGAGCTGCACCCCGCTGCCCAAGGGGACCACCGCCGTCGCGCTCGCCAACCGGACCGGACGGCCGGTCACCACCTACCAGAGCGCGGAGTGCGCCGAGACCGCCGAGTTCGACACCTATCCGGGCGGCGGCAGCTGGGTGCCCCGATCCCCGTACCAAGTAAGGGCGTTCAAGGTATGGGAACGCTGA
- a CDS encoding DUF4429 domain-containing protein has protein sequence MGDVLAGFHAVWEFDTDSVLIRFERGIRKPKLFQALGERRIPYEALSSVEVSGGRRGTVVLHAVPRPGADPLMEAADGQLKEDADPYRLVLPAERGTLAEYYADELRTVLGPDAKEPADRHLVAAPEPPLHFKAYDGKASFDGRAVVFRWFWTGASSAKWKCGDQTFPVGELAGVEWRSPEILNGYLRLLARGAREPGAGEADQDPAAVVFGLGYGPVHESLPFAAAVLQAVRAAEPAQDPEEGEPRRRTGDARRDPADIADRIRHLGELHGAGLLTDDEFSAKKAELLAEL, from the coding sequence ATGGGTGATGTGCTGGCCGGTTTTCATGCCGTCTGGGAGTTCGACACGGACTCCGTACTCATCCGCTTCGAACGGGGGATCCGCAAGCCGAAGCTGTTCCAGGCGCTCGGCGAGCGACGCATTCCGTACGAGGCGCTGAGCTCCGTCGAGGTGAGCGGGGGCAGACGCGGCACGGTGGTGCTGCACGCCGTGCCCCGGCCCGGCGCCGACCCGCTGATGGAGGCGGCGGACGGACAGCTCAAGGAGGACGCCGATCCGTACCGGCTGGTGCTCCCGGCCGAGCGCGGGACGCTGGCCGAGTACTACGCCGACGAGCTGCGCACGGTGCTCGGCCCCGACGCGAAGGAGCCCGCCGACCGCCATCTCGTCGCCGCGCCGGAGCCTCCCCTGCACTTCAAGGCGTACGACGGGAAGGCGTCCTTCGACGGGCGAGCGGTCGTCTTCCGGTGGTTCTGGACGGGCGCGTCCTCGGCGAAGTGGAAGTGCGGCGACCAGACCTTCCCGGTCGGCGAGCTGGCCGGCGTCGAGTGGCGGTCCCCGGAGATCCTCAACGGCTATCTGCGGCTGCTGGCGCGCGGCGCCCGCGAGCCCGGGGCGGGCGAGGCGGACCAGGATCCGGCCGCGGTGGTCTTCGGGCTGGGGTACGGCCCGGTGCACGAGTCACTGCCGTTCGCGGCCGCCGTGCTGCAGGCCGTACGCGCCGCCGAGCCGGCGCAGGACCCGGAGGAGGGCGAACCGCGCCGCCGGACCGGGGACGCGCGCCGGGACCCCGCCGACATCGCGGACCGGATACGCCACCTCGGCGAGCTGCACGGGGCGGGCCTGCTGACCGACGACGAATTCAGCGCGAAGAAGGCCGAGTTGCTCGCGGAGCTGTAG
- a CDS encoding alpha/beta hydrolase gives MTSFPGLAPSSGFLQSSAWRAALALAVVFVMLALTGWTAVRGTKEDANPLATARTAWQHATFHGHRLPDPKGPPATLRAFFGKLTGGEKQQLARRYPLVVGNMNGAPVPLRYRANRMALDDARAIEKQRMGDRRLTPVGRQEAGRLMHRFASMMSPGRQILAFDPAGDGRAAEVFGNLPAAQRVSVVVPGVDTNLSTFERTTAATRAPVGMARSLYGAEREARPGTRTAVIAWADYTSPAGMGVEAATGKLAADGAVRLRALVDALPSSDTVSLFCHSYGSVVCGLAARTLPSNVEDIAVAGSPGMRAGSLAGLGTRARVWAMRDADDWIADVPYLEVGGLGHGADPVDPSFGSRILSAEGAVGHAGYFAPGTRSLRNFALVGVGATSTVSCASDDPHCSSDLA, from the coding sequence GTGACTTCTTTCCCGGGCCTCGCCCCCTCCTCCGGTTTCCTGCAGTCCTCCGCCTGGCGCGCCGCGCTCGCCCTGGCGGTGGTGTTCGTGATGCTCGCGCTGACCGGCTGGACGGCCGTCAGAGGTACCAAGGAAGACGCCAATCCGCTGGCCACCGCCAGGACCGCCTGGCAGCACGCCACCTTCCACGGCCACCGGCTGCCCGACCCCAAGGGCCCGCCGGCCACCCTCCGGGCCTTCTTCGGCAAGCTCACCGGCGGCGAGAAGCAGCAGCTCGCCCGGCGCTACCCGCTGGTCGTGGGCAATATGAACGGCGCCCCCGTGCCGCTGCGCTACCGCGCCAACCGGATGGCGCTCGACGACGCCCGCGCGATCGAGAAGCAGCGGATGGGCGACCGCCGGCTCACCCCCGTCGGCCGCCAGGAGGCGGGCCGGCTGATGCACCGCTTCGCCTCGATGATGAGTCCCGGCCGGCAGATCCTCGCCTTCGACCCGGCCGGCGACGGCCGGGCCGCCGAGGTCTTCGGCAACCTGCCGGCGGCGCAGCGGGTCTCGGTCGTGGTGCCCGGTGTGGACACCAACCTGTCGACCTTCGAGCGCACCACGGCGGCCACCCGCGCCCCCGTCGGCATGGCGCGGTCCCTCTACGGCGCCGAGCGCGAGGCCCGCCCCGGCACCCGTACCGCCGTGATCGCCTGGGCCGACTACACCTCCCCGGCCGGGATGGGCGTCGAGGCGGCCACCGGGAAGCTCGCCGCGGACGGCGCGGTCCGGCTGCGCGCCCTGGTCGACGCGCTGCCCTCCTCCGACACCGTCTCGCTGTTCTGCCACAGCTACGGCTCCGTGGTGTGCGGGCTCGCGGCCCGCACCCTGCCGTCCAACGTCGAGGACATCGCGGTGGCCGGCAGCCCCGGCATGCGGGCCGGCAGCCTCGCCGGGCTGGGCACCCGCGCCCGCGTCTGGGCCATGCGGGACGCCGACGACTGGATCGCGGACGTGCCCTACCTGGAGGTCGGGGGGCTCGGCCACGGCGCCGACCCGGTCGATCCGTCCTTCGGCTCGCGCATCCTGTCGGCCGAGGGCGCCGTGGGGCACGCGGGCTACTTCGCGCCCGGCACCCGCAGCCTGCGCAACTTCGCGCTCGTCGGCGTCGGCGCGACCAGCACGGTCTCCTGCGCCTCCGACGACCCGCACTGCAGCTCGGACCTGGCCTGA
- a CDS encoding DUF3052 domain-containing protein, translated as MSATADHAEERTNPAARLGFEPGQVVQEIGYDDDVDQDLREGIETVIGQDLVDEDYDDVCDVVLLWFRDEDGDLTDALVDAIGLIDEGGQIWLLTPKTGRDGYVEPSDINEAAQTAGLSQTKSINAGKDWAGSRLVTPKAGKR; from the coding sequence GTGAGCGCGACCGCGGACCACGCGGAGGAGCGGACCAACCCTGCCGCCAGGCTGGGGTTCGAGCCCGGACAGGTGGTCCAGGAGATCGGCTACGACGACGACGTCGATCAGGATCTCCGCGAAGGCATTGAGACCGTGATCGGCCAGGATCTCGTCGACGAGGACTACGACGACGTGTGTGACGTCGTCCTGCTGTGGTTCCGGGACGAGGACGGCGACCTCACGGACGCGCTGGTGGACGCCATCGGGCTGATCGACGAGGGCGGGCAGATCTGGCTGCTGACCCCGAAGACCGGCCGCGACGGTTACGTCGAACCGAGCGACATCAATGAGGCCGCGCAGACCGCGGGTCTGTCCCAGACCAAGAGCATCAACGCGGGCAAGGACTGGGCCGGAAGCCGCCTGGTCACGCCCAAGGCGGGCAAGCGCTGA
- a CDS encoding TetR/AcrR family transcriptional regulator, which translates to MATPTPQTAPAGLRERKKQRTRDALIRAALELFTEQGYETTTIDEIAEAVDVSQRTYFRYFANKEDVAFAVQTMVEARFLDELLARPAAEAPLTALRSAVMVAWDDIGSSIESVIPVELHMRSYQMIESTPALVAAHLRRSSELEEEIARLIARREGLDVDADPRPRVLVAAFSGVMRVAGKVWGEGQDCSVASIRELTRSYLDHIGPAMDDDWRTD; encoded by the coding sequence ATGGCGACCCCGACGCCGCAGACGGCCCCCGCGGGCCTGCGGGAACGCAAGAAGCAGCGCACCCGCGACGCCCTGATCCGCGCGGCGCTCGAACTCTTCACCGAGCAGGGGTACGAGACGACGACGATCGATGAGATCGCCGAGGCGGTGGACGTCTCCCAGCGGACGTACTTCCGCTACTTCGCCAACAAGGAGGACGTCGCCTTCGCCGTCCAGACGATGGTCGAGGCCCGCTTCCTCGACGAGCTGCTCGCCCGGCCCGCGGCGGAGGCGCCGCTCACCGCCCTGCGCAGCGCCGTGATGGTGGCCTGGGACGACATCGGCAGCTCCATCGAGTCGGTGATCCCGGTGGAGCTGCACATGCGCTCGTACCAGATGATCGAGTCGACGCCCGCGCTGGTCGCCGCGCATCTGCGGCGCTCCTCCGAGCTGGAGGAGGAGATCGCGCGGCTGATCGCCCGGCGCGAGGGGCTGGACGTCGACGCCGATCCGCGGCCGCGGGTGCTCGTCGCCGCGTTCAGCGGGGTGATGCGGGTGGCCGGCAAGGTGTGGGGCGAGGGCCAGGACTGCAGCGTGGCCTCCATCCGGGAGCTGACCCGGTCCTACCTGGACCACATCGGTCCGGCGATGGACGACGACTGGCGGACGGACTGA
- a CDS encoding TerD family protein: MGVSLSKGGNVSLTKEAPNLTAVVVGLGWDARTTTGTDFDLDASALLTNDQGKVANDQNFVFFNNLKSPDGSVEHTGDNITGEGEGDDEQIKVNLAAVPADVSKIVFPVSIYDAETRQQSFGQVRNAFIRVVNQADNNELARYDLSEDASTETAMVFGELYRNGAEWKFRAIGQGYASGLRGIAQDFGVNV; the protein is encoded by the coding sequence GTGGGAGTCAGCCTCAGCAAGGGCGGCAACGTCTCGCTGACGAAGGAAGCCCCCAATCTGACCGCCGTCGTCGTCGGTCTGGGCTGGGACGCGCGCACGACCACCGGTACGGACTTCGACCTGGACGCCAGCGCCCTGCTGACGAACGACCAGGGCAAGGTGGCCAACGACCAGAACTTCGTGTTCTTCAACAACCTGAAGAGCCCGGACGGTTCGGTCGAGCACACCGGCGACAACATCACCGGTGAGGGCGAAGGCGACGACGAGCAGATCAAGGTGAACCTGGCCGCGGTGCCGGCCGACGTCTCCAAGATCGTCTTCCCGGTGTCGATCTACGACGCCGAGACCCGCCAGCAGAGCTTCGGCCAGGTCCGCAACGCCTTCATCCGCGTGGTCAACCAGGCCGACAACAACGAGCTGGCGCGCTACGACCTGAGCGAGGACGCCTCGACCGAGACCGCCATGGTCTTCGGCGAGCTGTACCGCAACGGCGCCGAGTGGAAGTTCCGGGCCATCGGCCAGGGCTACGCCTCGGGGCTGCGCGGCATCGCGCAGGACTTCGGCGTCA